The following proteins are encoded in a genomic region of Clostridium kluyveri:
- a CDS encoding ABC transporter ATP-binding protein: MKSLTIKVNNVSKVYEIRGKKKVLVLKDVNLTVNTNEFTCILGPSGCGKSTLLRIIAGLDSSTEGTVQIDEQTITEPNKNSSVVFQDYALFPWRTVVQNVEFGLILRKVPRKEAKEKALKYLNIVNMSEFKDQYIHQLSGGMKQRVAIARALVMEPKILLMDEPFGALDTFTRIQLQDELINICKNRELSVVFVTHDIDEAIYLGDKIAIMKSNPGNINSLIEIPLIKPRNRTHYNFTHYRNLIYKEFSLVKEFEPEYNI; this comes from the coding sequence GTGAAAAGTTTGACAATTAAAGTTAATAATGTTTCTAAAGTATACGAAATCAGAGGAAAAAAGAAAGTTCTGGTATTAAAAGATGTAAATTTAACAGTTAATACAAATGAATTTACCTGCATTTTAGGTCCCTCAGGCTGCGGAAAAAGCACGTTATTAAGAATAATTGCAGGACTTGATTCATCCACAGAAGGAACTGTTCAAATAGATGAACAAACTATAACTGAACCAAATAAAAATAGTTCTGTAGTTTTTCAAGACTATGCATTATTTCCCTGGAGAACTGTTGTACAAAATGTAGAATTTGGGCTTATATTAAGAAAAGTGCCGCGAAAAGAAGCTAAAGAAAAAGCATTAAAATACCTAAATATTGTTAATATGAGTGAATTTAAAGATCAATATATACACCAGCTATCTGGAGGAATGAAACAAAGAGTGGCTATTGCAAGGGCTCTGGTAATGGAACCTAAAATTCTTTTAATGGATGAACCCTTTGGTGCATTGGACACATTTACCAGGATTCAATTACAAGACGAACTAATTAACATATGCAAAAATAGAGAACTAAGTGTGGTGTTTGTTACACATGACATTGATGAAGCCATTTATCTGGGAGATAAAATTGCCATTATGAAATCTAATCCAGGTAACATAAATTCCTTAATAGAGATACCATTAATCAAACCGAGAAATCGAACACATTACAATTTTACACATTATAGAAATCTTATATACAAAGAATTTTCATTAGTAAAAGAATTTGAACCTGAATATAACATTTAA
- a CDS encoding ABC transporter substrate-binding protein — protein MLKSSRKIILSLLALTLVGTFFAGCSNNQQNGSTNSKKEVVKIAVGYQTVTSQTWGALIIKNKKLYEKYLEEKYPNKEFQIEWFNAQSGPPLTNNMVAGKLQFAFMGDMPILINGEKGQTSQNYKSVFLAFDGKGEKGKNQAILVPKDSNINSVKDLAGKNVSVPLGSSAHRMLLNELDKYGITDKVTILNQDVTVGMTNIEQNKIDAHASWEPFPSLIENKGIGKILVDGSDTNVDYLDGIVADRTWVEKNKDYTIALLKSLIEAHKYIRENPEDAAKIFAEESKYPIDVTKKIVKNIRFDSVIYDKDKVTLEGSKDFLKKLDKIKDVDLNKFIDDEYIKQAYKESNLQYPSADSLKGNWQPLK, from the coding sequence ATGTTAAAAAGTTCAAGGAAAATAATATTGAGTTTATTAGCCCTGACACTGGTTGGAACATTTTTTGCAGGATGTTCAAATAATCAGCAAAATGGCAGTACTAATTCAAAAAAGGAGGTGGTAAAAATTGCTGTAGGATATCAAACAGTCACTTCTCAAACTTGGGGAGCATTAATTATAAAAAATAAAAAACTCTATGAAAAGTATTTAGAAGAGAAATACCCAAATAAAGAATTTCAAATTGAATGGTTTAATGCCCAGTCAGGACCACCGCTAACTAATAATATGGTGGCAGGAAAACTTCAATTTGCATTTATGGGAGACATGCCAATACTTATTAACGGAGAAAAGGGACAAACCTCTCAAAATTATAAGTCAGTGTTCTTAGCTTTTGATGGAAAGGGGGAAAAGGGAAAGAATCAGGCAATCTTAGTACCAAAGGACAGCAATATTAACTCAGTTAAAGACTTAGCAGGTAAAAATGTATCTGTACCTTTAGGCTCCAGTGCACACCGCATGCTGCTTAATGAATTGGACAAATATGGAATAACTGATAAGGTTACTATTTTAAATCAAGATGTTACCGTTGGCATGACTAATATAGAACAAAATAAAATAGATGCCCACGCTTCTTGGGAACCATTTCCAAGTCTCATAGAGAATAAAGGAATTGGAAAGATACTAGTAGATGGCAGTGATACAAATGTAGATTATTTAGATGGAATTGTTGCAGATAGAACCTGGGTGGAAAAAAATAAAGATTATACAATAGCACTTCTGAAATCACTGATAGAAGCTCATAAATATATAAGAGAAAATCCTGAAGATGCAGCTAAAATATTTGCAGAAGAAAGTAAATATCCAATAGATGTAACAAAGAAGATCGTTAAAAATATAAGATTTGATTCTGTTATATATGATAAGGATAAAGTTACTTTAGAAGGCAGTAAGGACTTTTTGAAAAAGCTAGATAAAATTAAGGATGTGGATTTAAATAAATTTATTGATGATGAATATATAAAACAAGCATATAAAGAATCTAATCTTCAATATCCAAGTGCAGATTCACTAAAAGGTAACTGGCAGCCCTTAAAATGA
- a CDS encoding ABC transporter permease, protein MKENTTSYSKVKKILCKVFSILVFIIVWQLLVDFNIKRPLMFGNLPSPLDVFQALKTIIIQKEFYQHALYSCIRIFIGCTLALPIAVIFGFLIGLTKFGENFILPIFDMLRPIPQIAWIPIAILIFPSVEGSIIFITFLGAFFPILVNTIAGTQAANSLLIEAAKSMSASKWQLIRYVSFPSAVPNIFTGLTIGIGSSWMSVIAAEMISGKYGIGYYTWTSYTLMEYPETIIGMITIGVIGATCFSLVRKLEKIILVWRE, encoded by the coding sequence ATGAAAGAAAATACTACTTCTTATTCTAAGGTGAAAAAGATATTATGTAAAGTATTTTCAATTTTGGTATTCATTATTGTATGGCAGCTATTGGTTGATTTTAATATAAAAAGACCATTAATGTTTGGAAATTTGCCATCGCCATTAGATGTTTTTCAAGCTCTTAAAACAATCATAATTCAGAAAGAATTTTATCAGCATGCTTTGTACAGCTGCATAAGAATTTTTATAGGCTGCACCTTAGCACTTCCTATAGCAGTGATATTCGGATTCTTGATTGGGTTGACCAAATTTGGAGAGAACTTTATACTGCCTATTTTTGATATGCTAAGGCCTATTCCTCAAATTGCCTGGATTCCTATAGCAATATTAATATTTCCGTCTGTAGAAGGAAGTATCATTTTTATAACTTTTTTAGGAGCATTCTTTCCCATACTGGTTAATACCATTGCGGGAACACAAGCTGCTAATTCACTGCTGATAGAAGCCGCAAAAAGTATGAGTGCAAGCAAATGGCAGTTAATAAGATATGTATCTTTTCCAAGTGCTGTTCCTAATATTTTTACTGGACTTACCATAGGTATAGGCAGCTCATGGATGAGTGTTATAGCTGCTGAAATGATATCGGGCAAGTATGGAATAGGATACTATACCTGGACTTCCTATACTTTAATGGAGTACCCCGAAACAATAATAGGTATGATAACTATTGGTGTTATAGGAGCAACATGTTTTTCTTTAGTGAGAAAACTGGAAAAAATCATACTGGTATGGCGTGAATAA